Proteins from a genomic interval of Luteibacter pinisoli:
- a CDS encoding helix-turn-helix transcriptional regulator — MDPTSASAACRSDNVLRQTLATLRARRALDVLEFPGAVAKAPMLVAYGADRAEWGVLLRQVPELPRHTPRSTVDQLCALLGCLAEQREFASTVFAEVALALRAAHAPGTVAGPVGRVPGGLTRWQYERAVAWMDERLDATFTSTDVATHIGMSAGHFTRAFRVTEGTSPRQWVLQRRVQRAKAMLADAALTLSDIALACGFAEQSHFTRVFTRLVGMPPGAWRRSQ; from the coding sequence GTGGATCCGACAAGCGCCTCGGCGGCATGCCGATCTGACAACGTGCTCCGCCAGACGCTGGCGACCCTTCGCGCGCGCCGCGCGCTCGATGTGCTCGAATTCCCCGGTGCGGTCGCGAAGGCGCCGATGCTCGTGGCCTACGGCGCGGACCGGGCCGAATGGGGCGTGCTGTTGCGTCAGGTACCTGAACTGCCAAGGCACACGCCGCGCAGTACGGTCGACCAGCTGTGCGCCCTGCTGGGGTGTCTTGCTGAACAGCGTGAGTTTGCCAGCACCGTTTTCGCAGAAGTGGCCCTCGCCCTGCGTGCCGCGCATGCGCCAGGCACGGTGGCTGGCCCCGTGGGGCGGGTGCCGGGTGGCCTTACCCGGTGGCAATACGAACGCGCCGTGGCCTGGATGGACGAGAGGCTCGATGCCACGTTCACGTCCACGGACGTGGCGACGCATATCGGTATGTCCGCTGGTCACTTCACGCGGGCGTTCCGCGTCACGGAAGGCACGTCGCCGCGCCAGTGGGTGCTGCAACGGCGCGTGCAACGCGCGAAGGCCATGCTCGCCGATGCCGCGCTGACGCTCAGTGACATCGCGCTGGCATGCGGCTTTGCTGAACAAAGCCACTTCACGCGCGTGTTCACGCGGCTCGTCGGCATGCCGCCCGGGGCGTGGCGCCGTTCGCAGTAA
- a CDS encoding protease pro-enzyme activation domain-containing protein, whose product MKSMAGPATPRLTTAISGASTSTLVGSRPRQALAAKDTGAVPATQVVDNITLVLKRDDDHEKAFRALLARQTNPTSPDFHQWLTGKQIGERFGPSTQDIQALRQWLQGQGLTVNGVSQDRMRVSLSGSASAVAKAFATDIHAYQADGEQHFANTTDARVPAALAPIVQGVSLHNFFPKAQHTAIAKARFDSKHGKWSTAAADNPDFTVPPGTTDPNTTYDMVPADFNTVYNVTPLWQRDTPVRGAGQSVVVLERTNVQPDDVAHFRAAFLPNNARGTFSILHPSGAEGAPCADPGLNGDEGEAALDAEWAGAAAPDADIVLASCADSGATFGPFMAAARLLDTTTGLPPPIWSLSYGACESADASDAYVADVLWSSATAQGVTVYVSSGDGGSTQCDQGALFWSQNGAAVNGLASSPSAVAIGGTDFNDRGKESTYWTATNLPKYQSAVTYIPEMTWNNSCASSHLYTLLGYKDGITACNDDQGRGMDFLQVGGAGGGPSTLFGQPEAQIGISGSINHTSRTIPDISLFSANGIYGHALVFCMSDAENGGTACDFRNPDSVFANSAGGTSFAAPAMAGVQALLNQVNGERVGNPLPAFYGIAARQFGTVGSPNTAVLTACNASNGNTISPSCVFNNVTEGDIVQPCAAGSVNCDSGTKLNNIVGIVEGGDTTTHTLVPAWKTNVGYSMATGLGSINASNLADAVKAWSAPAKRNYAASADFLSLNNFFSNDGYSDFAYVDNGMLHSVAMKGAVSLYDQAQAIDPSLTVVGYGDVVPGLDALSLKSGELLLMDANHKLNVWVSTGTGGYYTFVVNRDIPATWTLLGVGVHDDSGVQKLVWFDTATSQIVWWALDLDPVTQNDIIVTGQSWPKQGIAGGHPVLADVDGDGYTDIVWTRSNSTGTAVWLADRRDGFVEHALPAHPAGAVLQGVGDVDGNGTTDLIWTDSTGTQLTWWTMQGFVVTGQHSQAIPAGVTLAGIADYDADGIADILWRKGNTGVVEWQGTGSGFTPATVADAFGTPLALTATATVPANRFQGSRRLATK is encoded by the coding sequence ATGAAATCCATGGCCGGCCCCGCGACCCCTCGTCTCACGACCGCCATCAGCGGCGCCAGCACCTCCACGCTGGTCGGCTCACGCCCTCGCCAGGCCCTGGCCGCCAAGGACACAGGCGCCGTGCCCGCCACCCAGGTGGTGGACAACATCACGCTGGTGCTCAAGCGCGATGACGACCACGAGAAAGCCTTCCGTGCCTTGCTGGCGCGACAGACCAATCCCACCTCTCCCGACTTCCACCAGTGGCTGACCGGGAAGCAGATCGGCGAGCGCTTCGGGCCGTCCACCCAGGACATCCAGGCGCTGCGCCAGTGGTTGCAGGGCCAGGGCCTTACCGTGAACGGCGTCTCGCAGGATCGCATGCGCGTCTCGCTGTCCGGCAGCGCCTCCGCCGTCGCCAAGGCCTTCGCGACGGACATCCATGCCTACCAGGCCGATGGCGAGCAACACTTCGCCAATACCACCGATGCGCGCGTGCCGGCTGCGCTGGCACCCATCGTGCAGGGCGTGTCGCTGCATAACTTCTTCCCGAAGGCGCAGCATACGGCCATCGCCAAGGCGCGCTTCGACAGCAAGCACGGCAAGTGGAGCACGGCCGCGGCCGACAACCCGGACTTCACGGTGCCCCCGGGCACGACCGATCCCAACACCACGTACGACATGGTGCCGGCCGACTTCAACACCGTGTACAACGTGACGCCCTTGTGGCAGCGCGATACGCCTGTGCGTGGCGCGGGGCAGAGCGTCGTGGTGCTGGAGCGCACGAACGTCCAGCCTGACGACGTGGCGCACTTCCGCGCCGCGTTCCTGCCGAACAACGCGCGCGGCACGTTCTCCATCCTCCACCCAAGTGGCGCCGAAGGGGCGCCCTGCGCCGATCCGGGCCTGAATGGCGATGAGGGCGAGGCTGCCCTTGACGCCGAGTGGGCCGGTGCCGCCGCGCCCGATGCCGACATCGTGCTCGCCTCGTGTGCGGATTCCGGCGCGACCTTCGGGCCCTTCATGGCCGCAGCGCGCCTGCTGGATACCACGACGGGCCTTCCGCCGCCGATCTGGAGCCTGAGCTACGGTGCCTGCGAAAGCGCCGATGCGTCAGACGCTTACGTGGCCGACGTCCTCTGGTCGTCCGCCACGGCGCAGGGCGTCACGGTGTACGTGTCCTCGGGTGACGGTGGTTCGACGCAGTGTGACCAGGGCGCGTTGTTCTGGTCGCAGAACGGTGCGGCGGTGAACGGCCTCGCGTCCTCGCCGTCGGCCGTGGCCATCGGCGGTACGGACTTCAACGACCGCGGCAAGGAATCCACCTACTGGACGGCCACCAACCTGCCGAAGTACCAGTCGGCGGTGACGTATATCCCGGAGATGACCTGGAACAACAGCTGCGCGAGCAGCCACCTGTATACGTTGCTCGGTTACAAGGACGGCATCACCGCGTGCAATGACGACCAGGGACGCGGCATGGACTTCCTCCAGGTCGGTGGCGCGGGCGGTGGTCCGAGCACGCTGTTTGGCCAGCCCGAGGCGCAGATCGGCATCAGCGGTTCCATCAACCATACCTCGCGCACCATCCCGGATATATCGCTGTTCTCGGCCAACGGTATCTACGGCCATGCGCTGGTGTTCTGCATGTCCGATGCCGAGAACGGTGGCACGGCCTGCGATTTCCGTAACCCGGACTCGGTGTTCGCCAACTCCGCCGGCGGCACCTCGTTTGCCGCACCGGCCATGGCCGGCGTGCAGGCGCTGCTCAACCAGGTGAACGGCGAACGCGTGGGTAACCCCTTGCCGGCGTTCTACGGCATCGCGGCACGGCAGTTTGGCACCGTCGGTTCGCCGAACACGGCGGTGCTTACCGCATGCAACGCCAGCAACGGCAACACCATCTCGCCGAGCTGCGTTTTCAACAACGTGACCGAGGGCGACATCGTCCAGCCGTGCGCGGCGGGTTCGGTGAACTGCGACAGCGGCACCAAGCTCAACAACATCGTGGGCATCGTGGAAGGCGGCGACACCACGACGCATACGCTGGTGCCGGCGTGGAAGACCAACGTGGGCTACAGCATGGCCACGGGCCTGGGGTCCATCAATGCCAGCAACCTCGCCGACGCCGTCAAGGCATGGAGCGCGCCAGCGAAGCGCAACTACGCCGCCTCGGCGGATTTCCTCTCGTTGAACAACTTCTTCAGCAATGATGGTTACAGCGACTTTGCCTATGTGGATAACGGCATGCTGCACTCCGTGGCCATGAAGGGCGCGGTGAGCCTGTATGACCAGGCACAGGCGATCGATCCGTCGCTCACCGTGGTGGGCTACGGCGATGTGGTGCCGGGGCTGGATGCGCTCTCGCTGAAGTCCGGCGAGCTCCTGTTGATGGATGCGAACCACAAGCTCAACGTGTGGGTGTCCACGGGCACCGGTGGCTACTACACCTTCGTGGTGAACCGTGACATCCCGGCAACGTGGACCTTGCTCGGCGTGGGCGTGCATGACGATAGCGGCGTGCAGAAGCTGGTGTGGTTCGACACGGCCACCTCGCAGATCGTGTGGTGGGCGCTGGACCTGGACCCGGTGACGCAGAACGACATCATCGTCACTGGCCAGTCGTGGCCGAAGCAGGGCATCGCGGGCGGTCATCCGGTGCTTGCCGATGTGGATGGCGACGGCTACACCGACATCGTGTGGACGCGCAGCAACTCCACCGGCACGGCCGTGTGGCTGGCCGACCGCCGCGACGGCTTCGTTGAGCACGCGCTGCCGGCTCACCCGGCCGGTGCCGTGCTGCAAGGCGTCGGCGACGTGGACGGCAACGGCACCACCGACCTCATCTGGACCGACAGCACCGGCACCCAGCTCACCTGGTGGACGATGCAGGGTTTCGTGGTCACGGGCCAGCACAGCCAGGCCATCCCGGCGGGCGTGACGCTGGCCGGTATCGCCGACTACGACGCCGACGGCATCGCCGACATCCTGTGGCGCAAGGGCAACACGGGCGTCGTGGAATGGCAGGGCACCGGCAGCGGCTTTACTCCAGCGACGGTCGCCGACGCCTTCGGCACGCCGCTGGCGCTCACGGCAACGGCTACGGTGCCTGCGAACCGCTTCCAGGGTAGTCGGCGGTTGGCTACGAAGTAA
- a CDS encoding MarR family winged helix-turn-helix transcriptional regulator, with product MPKSQPSPVDIAASDLLTACGLLVRRVRAESNNLGLTWSQAAVLARLEASGPTSTADLARAEAVKPQSMGVTLATMEQDGLVAREAHPTDGRQFLYALTAEGIEARRRVKAAKHAWLSEAISRMSPHDRDDLAVAARVIRNLAETSTQDPA from the coding sequence ATGCCCAAGTCCCAGCCGTCGCCCGTCGATATCGCCGCCAGTGACCTGCTCACCGCGTGCGGCCTGCTGGTGCGCCGTGTGCGCGCCGAATCCAACAATCTTGGCCTGACCTGGTCGCAGGCGGCCGTGCTGGCGCGCCTCGAGGCCTCTGGACCCACGTCCACCGCCGACCTGGCCCGCGCCGAAGCCGTAAAGCCGCAATCCATGGGCGTCACCCTGGCGACCATGGAGCAGGATGGCCTGGTGGCGCGCGAGGCGCACCCGACGGACGGGCGGCAGTTCCTTTACGCGCTGACGGCCGAAGGCATCGAGGCGCGGCGCCGGGTGAAGGCAGCGAAGCATGCGTGGCTGTCGGAGGCCATTTCGCGGATGTCGCCGCATGATCGCGATGATCTCGCGGTGGCCGCCCGGGTTATCCGCAACCTGGCGGAGACGAGTACGCAGGATCCGGCGTGA
- a CDS encoding MFS transporter: protein MTTATGSVAAANPFGVRFLLPLALGSCLNPINSTMIATALVPIAAEFHASVAQTGWLIAALYLVCAVAQPTLGRIADLVGARRVYLASLVLVMIAGVGGRVAPSLGWLVVVRMLLGIGTSGAYPSAMRLFRERADATGSPPPRTAMGLLSLMGVATAAVGPVLGGVLTGAFGWHAIFTVNVPLALVTLLLVLAWIPKDPPRKVRRSLWKELDVVGISLFSGALLAVMVFLLDIDHPRWLALPIAAACAALLAWHSLRRPDPFIDLRMLAKHTPLSLTYLRAMVAFTVVYCIFYGFAQWVEGAGGYSPAQAGMATLPLSILAGVGSVAGARTKGLRGPFLLAFACSVVGGIALWCIDAASPLWLMAAAVAVFGIPQGLVSVTTQAAVYIQAPPGQIGTASGLQRTFSYIGAMAATAVIGACYGHKPTDAGLHLLAGTMVGVSALLFIATLFDRTLPRVDDVSKPHS from the coding sequence GTGACCACGGCCACGGGCAGCGTCGCCGCTGCCAACCCGTTCGGCGTGCGCTTCCTTCTGCCGCTGGCGCTGGGTTCCTGCCTCAACCCCATTAACTCCACCATGATCGCCACCGCCCTGGTGCCGATCGCGGCGGAGTTCCATGCCAGCGTCGCGCAGACGGGCTGGCTTATTGCCGCGCTGTATCTGGTGTGCGCGGTGGCGCAGCCGACGCTGGGCCGGATCGCCGATCTGGTGGGCGCGCGTCGCGTGTATCTCGCCTCCCTGGTGCTCGTGATGATCGCTGGCGTGGGCGGGCGCGTCGCGCCATCGCTGGGATGGCTGGTGGTGGTGCGCATGCTGCTCGGCATCGGCACCTCCGGCGCGTACCCCTCGGCCATGCGGCTCTTCCGGGAACGCGCCGACGCGACGGGCAGCCCGCCGCCGCGCACGGCCATGGGCCTGTTGTCGCTGATGGGTGTCGCCACGGCGGCCGTGGGTCCGGTGCTGGGTGGCGTGCTCACCGGCGCGTTTGGCTGGCATGCGATCTTCACGGTGAACGTGCCGCTGGCGCTTGTCACCCTGCTGCTGGTGCTCGCGTGGATTCCGAAGGATCCGCCGCGCAAGGTGCGCCGGTCGTTGTGGAAGGAACTCGACGTGGTGGGCATCAGCCTTTTTTCGGGCGCACTGCTTGCCGTGATGGTGTTCCTTCTCGACATCGACCATCCGCGATGGCTGGCCCTGCCCATCGCTGCCGCATGCGCCGCCTTGCTGGCATGGCATTCACTGCGGCGCCCGGACCCGTTCATCGACCTGCGCATGCTGGCGAAGCACACGCCGCTGAGCCTCACCTACCTGCGCGCGATGGTGGCGTTCACCGTCGTCTACTGCATTTTCTATGGCTTTGCCCAATGGGTGGAGGGTGCGGGCGGCTATTCGCCCGCGCAGGCGGGCATGGCGACCTTGCCGCTGTCGATTCTTGCCGGTGTCGGCTCCGTTGCCGGCGCCCGCACGAAGGGATTGCGCGGCCCTTTCCTGCTCGCGTTCGCGTGTTCCGTCGTCGGCGGTATCGCGCTGTGGTGCATCGATGCCGCGTCGCCGTTGTGGCTGATGGCCGCGGCCGTCGCCGTCTTCGGCATTCCGCAAGGCCTGGTCTCGGTGACGACCCAGGCCGCCGTGTACATACAGGCACCGCCCGGGCAGATCGGCACCGCCTCGGGCCTGCAACGCACCTTCTCGTACATCGGTGCGATGGCGGCCACCGCGGTCATCGGCGCCTGTTATGGCCACAAGCCGACCGACGCGGGCTTGCACCTGCTTGCCGGCACGATGGTCGGTGTCTCGGCACTGTTGTTCATCGCCACGCTTTTCGACCGCACGCTCCCGCGTGTGGATGACGTTTCCAAACCCCACTCCTGA
- a CDS encoding isochorismatase family protein, protein MALTQLDVNAALIVIDLQQGIVNLPVASPAAPVVEKAAAIARAFRETKRPVVLVNVDAGAPGRTDSGVPQVPQDPAFKSFVPELEQVPTDHVVTKKRWGAFQTTDLDRHLRGLNVEQIVILGIATSIGVESTARYASELGYNVVLVTDAMADLNADAHHNSITRIFPRLGETTSTAELLAKIG, encoded by the coding sequence ATGGCACTGACCCAACTCGACGTGAATGCTGCGCTGATCGTTATCGACCTGCAGCAGGGCATCGTGAATCTTCCCGTCGCTTCGCCGGCGGCTCCGGTGGTCGAGAAGGCCGCCGCGATCGCACGCGCCTTCCGCGAAACGAAGCGCCCCGTCGTTCTCGTCAACGTCGATGCCGGCGCGCCCGGGCGCACCGATAGCGGCGTGCCGCAGGTCCCGCAGGATCCGGCTTTCAAATCCTTCGTGCCGGAACTCGAACAGGTACCGACCGACCATGTCGTGACGAAGAAGCGCTGGGGCGCGTTCCAGACCACGGATCTCGACCGACACCTGCGCGGCCTGAACGTGGAGCAGATCGTGATCCTCGGCATCGCCACGAGCATCGGCGTGGAATCCACCGCGCGTTACGCCAGCGAGCTGGGCTACAACGTCGTGCTGGTGACGGATGCGATGGCCGACCTGAATGCCGACGCGCACCACAACAGCATCACGCGGATCTTCCCGCGCCTTGGTGAAACCACCTCGACGGCCGAGCTGCTGGCGAAGATCGGCTAA
- a CDS encoding anthranilate synthase component II translates to MLLMIDNYDSFTFNLVQYLGELGQEVKVVRNDALTVADIRALKPSRIMISPGPGTPDDSGVSIDILKELAGELPIFGVCLGHQAIGQVFGGKVIRAREIMHGKTSPVKHLGKGVFAGLPNPFEATRYHSLVVEKDSVPDCLEVTAWTEREDGSIDEIMGLRHRTLDIEGVQFHPESILTQHGHDLLRNFLGMPLPLAA, encoded by the coding sequence ATGCTCCTCATGATCGACAACTATGACTCATTCACCTTCAACCTCGTCCAGTACCTCGGCGAGCTGGGGCAGGAGGTCAAGGTAGTCCGGAACGATGCGCTGACCGTGGCCGATATCCGGGCGCTCAAGCCCTCGCGGATCATGATTTCCCCGGGGCCGGGCACGCCGGACGACTCGGGCGTGTCCATCGACATCCTGAAGGAGCTGGCCGGCGAGCTGCCGATCTTCGGCGTATGCCTTGGACACCAGGCCATCGGCCAGGTGTTCGGCGGGAAGGTGATCCGCGCCCGCGAGATCATGCATGGCAAGACCTCCCCGGTGAAGCACCTGGGCAAGGGCGTCTTCGCCGGCCTGCCCAATCCCTTCGAGGCCACGCGCTACCACTCGCTGGTGGTCGAGAAGGACTCGGTGCCGGACTGCCTGGAAGTCACCGCCTGGACGGAGCGCGAGGACGGCTCGATCGACGAGATCATGGGCCTGCGCCACCGCACGCTGGATATCGAGGGCGTGCAGTTCCACCCCGAGTCCATCCTTACCCAGCACGGCCACGACCTGCTGCGTAACTTCCTCGGCATGCCCCTGCCGCTCGCCGCCTGA
- the trpD gene encoding anthranilate phosphoribosyltransferase → MPITASEALQRTIEHREIFHDEMIELMHQIMRGDVSPLMTAAILTGLRVKKETVGEITGAARVMRDLSAKVEVNPHPHFIDIVGTGGDGASSFNISTASMFVAAAAGARVAKHGGRSVSSKSGSADVLEALGARIELLPAQVAVCMEETDIGFMFAPNHHPAMKVVAPVRREMGVRTIFNILGPLTNPAGAPNILMGVFHPDLVGIQVRVLQALGANHALVVWGRDGMDEISLGAATLVGELRNGKVTEYEIEPEDFGLSMASSRNLRVENAEESRLMLVDAISGVPGVPHDIVCLNAGAALYAADVAPSIQAGIDLARATIASGAARAKMDAFVAATQRLGA, encoded by the coding sequence ATGCCGATTACCGCTTCCGAGGCGCTCCAGCGCACCATCGAACACCGCGAGATCTTCCATGACGAGATGATCGAGCTGATGCACCAGATCATGCGCGGGGATGTCAGCCCGCTCATGACGGCCGCGATCCTCACCGGCCTGCGCGTGAAAAAAGAGACGGTGGGCGAAATCACCGGCGCGGCGCGCGTCATGCGCGATCTCTCCGCCAAGGTGGAGGTGAATCCGCACCCGCATTTCATCGACATCGTCGGCACCGGTGGTGACGGCGCGTCGTCGTTCAATATCTCCACCGCATCGATGTTCGTGGCAGCGGCCGCAGGCGCGCGCGTGGCGAAGCACGGTGGCCGTAGCGTGTCGTCCAAGTCGGGCAGTGCGGATGTGCTGGAAGCGCTTGGCGCCCGCATCGAACTGCTGCCGGCCCAGGTGGCCGTGTGCATGGAAGAGACCGACATCGGCTTCATGTTCGCGCCGAACCACCATCCGGCGATGAAGGTGGTGGCGCCCGTGCGCCGCGAGATGGGCGTGCGCACCATCTTCAACATCCTCGGCCCGCTGACCAACCCCGCGGGCGCCCCGAATATCCTGATGGGCGTGTTCCATCCGGACCTGGTGGGTATCCAGGTGCGCGTCCTGCAGGCCCTTGGCGCGAACCACGCCCTGGTGGTGTGGGGCCGCGACGGCATGGACGAGATCTCCCTCGGTGCGGCGACGCTGGTGGGCGAGCTGCGCAACGGCAAGGTCACCGAATACGAGATCGAGCCGGAGGATTTCGGCCTTTCCATGGCCTCCAGCCGCAACCTGCGGGTGGAAAATGCCGAAGAATCAAGGCTCATGCTGGTGGACGCCATTTCCGGCGTGCCCGGCGTGCCGCATGACATCGTCTGCCTGAACGCCGGTGCCGCCCTCTATGCGGCCGACGTGGCCCCCAGCATCCAGGCCGGCATCGACCTGGCGCGCGCGACCATCGCAAGCGGCGCGGCTCGTGCAAAAATGGACGCCTTCGTGGCCGCGACGCAGCGGCTCGGTGCCTGA
- the trpC gene encoding indole-3-glycerol phosphate synthase TrpC, giving the protein MPDILHRILNRKAEEIDERKRKRSIDDMAAMIAGLPDTRGFVAAIDARLHDGKPAVIAEVKKASPSKGLIRADFDPAQIARSYEKGGATCLSVLTDADFFQGHEDYLRQARDACDLPILRKDFIVDEYQVYEARVIGADCILLIVAAFGDKSGDDVIYDEGALTELSLLAAELDMDVLVEVHNEEELEIALGLPAPLIGVNNRNLRTFETSLGTSLKLKDRVGPETAIVAESGIHTPEDVRKLREAGIHTFLVGEAFMRAADPGSELQKLFGVHAPTVSHKH; this is encoded by the coding sequence ATGCCTGACATCCTCCACCGCATTCTCAACCGCAAGGCGGAAGAGATCGACGAGCGAAAGCGCAAGCGTTCGATCGACGACATGGCCGCGATGATCGCCGGCCTTCCGGATACGCGCGGTTTCGTCGCGGCCATCGACGCACGCCTGCACGATGGCAAGCCCGCCGTGATTGCCGAGGTGAAGAAGGCCAGCCCCAGCAAGGGCCTGATCCGCGCCGACTTCGATCCGGCACAGATCGCGCGCAGCTACGAGAAGGGCGGGGCCACCTGCCTGTCCGTGCTGACCGACGCTGATTTTTTCCAGGGCCACGAGGATTACCTGCGCCAGGCCCGCGACGCATGCGACCTGCCGATCCTGCGCAAGGATTTCATCGTCGACGAATACCAGGTCTACGAGGCCCGGGTGATCGGCGCGGACTGCATCCTCCTGATCGTTGCGGCGTTCGGTGACAAGAGCGGTGACGACGTCATCTACGACGAAGGCGCGCTTACCGAGCTGTCGCTGCTTGCCGCCGAGCTCGACATGGACGTGCTGGTCGAAGTGCACAACGAGGAAGAACTCGAGATTGCGCTTGGCCTGCCCGCACCGCTGATCGGCGTGAACAACCGTAACCTGCGCACGTTCGAAACCTCGCTCGGCACGTCGCTGAAGCTGAAGGATCGCGTGGGTCCGGAAACCGCCATCGTCGCGGAGTCGGGCATCCACACGCCGGAAGACGTCCGCAAGCTGCGCGAAGCCGGTATCCACACCTTCCTGGTGGGCGAAGCCTTCATGCGTGCGGCCGATCCGGGCTCCGAGTTGCAGAAGCTGTTCGGGGTGCACGCCCCGACTGTCTCGCACAAGCACTGA
- a CDS encoding HAD family hydrolase yields MTQGIEAVVPDTTVDARRVVLFDFDGVIVRQQTLELYFRERLSGAGRWRLLLALPWLPFVPFMVRTAAGSRIFGRVFLRVVTFGRTEKNYKRLLTEFARTYARRPGVFMRDGVATLRRHREAGDRVVIVTGNDGTLVQAMLDEVNLQGVELIASQVRGGLFGVHFVRHNVDAMKVKSVERAGIARPWAMAYGDSLSDLAMLKAADSAKLVNPGARTLKKMRKALGDKLEVLGWY; encoded by the coding sequence ATGACACAGGGGATTGAAGCGGTGGTGCCGGACACCACCGTCGACGCGCGGCGCGTTGTGTTGTTTGATTTCGATGGCGTGATCGTGCGCCAGCAGACGCTTGAGCTGTATTTCCGCGAGCGCCTCTCCGGCGCCGGGCGCTGGCGCCTGTTGCTGGCGCTGCCCTGGTTGCCGTTCGTACCGTTCATGGTCCGCACGGCGGCGGGCAGCCGGATCTTCGGCCGGGTGTTCCTGCGCGTGGTGACGTTTGGCCGCACCGAGAAGAACTACAAGCGCCTGCTGACCGAGTTTGCGCGCACCTATGCGCGCCGGCCGGGTGTTTTCATGCGCGACGGCGTCGCCACGCTGCGCAGGCACAGGGAGGCGGGCGACCGCGTGGTCATCGTCACGGGCAATGACGGCACCCTGGTGCAGGCCATGCTGGACGAAGTGAACCTGCAGGGCGTGGAACTGATTGCCTCCCAGGTGCGCGGCGGCCTGTTTGGCGTGCACTTCGTGCGCCACAACGTCGATGCCATGAAGGTGAAGTCGGTGGAGCGCGCGGGCATCGCGCGTCCCTGGGCCATGGCCTACGGCGATTCCCTCTCGGACCTGGCGATGCTCAAGGCCGCCGACTCGGCGAAGCTGGTGAACCCCGGCGCCCGTACCCTGAAGAAGATGCGCAAGGCACTGGGCGACAAGCTCGAGGTGCTGGGCTGGTACTGA
- a CDS encoding bifunctional helix-turn-helix transcriptional regulator/GNAT family N-acetyltransferase → MYLSSLRELAIGSRLKALSDYFYQAVDEVYRASGAGIESRWFPVLRFLRDVGPTTVTEVAAAIGQTHSAVSQLADRLVDAGMVVRQRDPGDGRRSVLTLTDAGERALGALGPVWLALRRGMAESLGPRMLDLLDAIDGCEQALAERPLVAAVMDQRAALSRESVEVVPWDRAYADHFRRLNQQWLERYFRVEDVDRTLFADPENIVIQPGGAIFFALYAGEVVGTCALLHEGDGVYELSKMGVDENFRGLGAGRRLLDASIDAWRQRGGKQLFLESNSRLGRALGMYERAGFVRQETIRPGSHYERADVYMVYEGKP, encoded by the coding sequence ATGTACCTGTCCTCCCTGCGCGAGCTGGCCATCGGCAGCCGCCTCAAGGCGCTGAGCGATTACTTCTACCAGGCGGTGGACGAGGTTTACCGCGCCAGTGGCGCGGGCATCGAATCTCGCTGGTTCCCCGTCCTGCGTTTCCTGCGCGACGTGGGCCCGACGACGGTCACCGAGGTGGCCGCGGCGATTGGCCAGACCCATTCGGCGGTGAGCCAGCTGGCCGACCGCCTGGTCGACGCCGGCATGGTGGTGCGCCAGCGCGACCCGGGCGACGGCCGTCGCAGCGTGCTGACCCTGACCGATGCCGGTGAGCGCGCCCTGGGCGCCCTGGGCCCGGTCTGGCTGGCGCTGCGCCGGGGCATGGCGGAATCGCTCGGCCCGCGCATGCTGGACCTGCTGGATGCCATCGACGGCTGCGAACAGGCCCTGGCCGAGCGGCCGCTGGTCGCCGCCGTGATGGACCAGCGCGCGGCGCTGTCGCGCGAGAGCGTCGAGGTCGTCCCGTGGGATCGCGCCTACGCGGACCATTTCCGCCGGCTCAACCAGCAGTGGCTGGAGCGCTATTTCCGGGTGGAGGACGTGGACCGCACGCTGTTCGCCGACCCCGAAAACATCGTGATTCAGCCGGGCGGTGCCATTTTCTTCGCCCTGTATGCGGGCGAGGTGGTGGGTACCTGCGCCCTGCTGCACGAGGGCGACGGGGTCTACGAGCTGTCCAAGATGGGCGTGGACGAGAATTTCCGCGGCCTGGGGGCCGGTCGGCGGCTGCTGGATGCGTCGATCGACGCGTGGCGCCAGCGCGGTGGCAAGCAGCTTTTCCTGGAATCGAACAGCCGCCTCGGGCGGGCGCTGGGGATGTACGAGCGGGCGGGTTTCGTCCGCCAGGAAACGATCCGCCCGGGCTCGCATTACGAACGGGCGGATGTCTACATGGTTTACGAGGGGAAGCCTTAA